The genomic region AAACGTCGAGGCCCTGCGCGCCGTGGTCCCCGTCGACATCGGCCCCAGCGACATCGATGCCCGGCTGGGGGCGACTTGGATCCCGGCCGGCGACGTCGAGGCCTTCGCCGCCGATGTCCTGGCCTGCCCGTCGCTGCGAGCGGAGTACTCGGCAGCAGCCGCCACCTGGGCGGTGAAGCTAGACAACCTGTCGGAGCGCCACAGCATCACCGCCACGAGCCAGTGGGGGACCGCGCGGGCGGACGCCGTGCGCCTGCTCAGCCTCTCGCTGGAGCAGGCGCCGGTGGCGATCTACGACGAGGAGGAAATTGACGGCCGGGACGTCCGGGTCCTCAACACGGCCGAGACCCTCGCCGCCCGCGAGAAGCAGGAGGCGCTGGAACAGCGCTTCGCCGCCTGGGTCTGGGAGGACCCGGCCAGAGCCTCCCGGCTGGCGGCGGACTACAACCGGCGGTTCAACTCGGTCGTAGTCCCGCGCTACGACGGCGCCCACCTGAGCATGCCCGGCCTGGCTGCCACCTTCTCCCCCCACGGCCACCAGCGCGACGCGGTGTGGCGGATCCTCTCCGAGCCCACTGTCCTGCTCGCCCACGACGTCGGCGCCGGCAAGACCGCCACCATGGCGATCGCCGCCGTCGAGCTCAAACGCCTCGGCCTGGTGAAGAAGCCGGCGATCGTGGTCCCCAACCATATGCTGGAGCAGGTCTCGCGGGAGTTCCTCCAGACCTATCCGATGGCCCGGGTGCTGGTGGCCGACCGGGATGAGATGTCCGCCGGCGGACGCAAGGAGTTCGCCGCCCGCTGTGCGACGGGGGAGTGGGACGCCGTTGTCATCACCCACTCGGCCTTCGGCCGGCTGCCCGTCAGCCAGGAGCTCCGCCGGGACTTCCTCTCCTCCAGGGTCGGCCAGTTGCGGTCGGAGATTGAGTCCGCCAAGGCCGGCAACGCCCCGACCGTGAAGCGTCTGGAAGCGGCGGTCGCCCGGATGGAGGAGCGCTACAAGCGGCTGATGGCCGAGGAGGGCAAAGACGACGGGGTGTGCTTCGAGCACACGGGGATCGACTATTTGCTGGTCGATGAGGCACACAGCTTCAAGAACAAGGAGTTTGCCACCCACGTCCAGGGGGTCGGGGGAGAGGGCTCCAACCGCGCCACCGACCTCGACCTCAAGCTCGCCTACCTCCGCCGGCACCACGGCGAGCGGGTGGCCACCTTCGCTACCGCAACCCCGATCGCCAACTCGATCTCGGAGATGTGGGTCATGCAGAGCTATCTCCAGCCGGGGATGTTGGCCCTGGCCGGGGTGGAGAGCTTCGACGCCTGGGCGGCCACCTTCGGCCGGACGGTCACCGGCCTAGAGCTGGCTCCGGACGGCGGCAGCTACCGGATCCACAGCCGATTCGCCCGCTTCGCCAACGTGCCCGAGCTGCTCACGATGTTTCGGGCCACCGCAGACGTGCGGGGTGCCAAGGACCTGGGTCTGGCCATCCCACGGCTCCGCGGCGGCGGGCCGCAGACCGTGGTGGTGCCCGCGTCCGAGGAGCTCCGGGACTACGTGGAGCAGTTGGTCGAGCGCGCCGAGGCGGTGCGCAACCGCCAGGTCCGCCCTGACGAGGACAACATGCTGAAGGTCGCCGGCGACGGGCGGAAGGCGGCCCTCGACCTACGCCTGGTCGACCGGCAGCCCGACCCGGCCGGCGGCAAGGTCGCCGCCTGCGCCGACCGGCTGGCAGCGTTGTACGAGGAGACCAAACAGCGGGTCTACGCAGGACCGACGGGTGAACCCTCGTCCCGCCCGGGCGCCCTACAGGTGGTCTTCTGCGACCTCGGGACGCCGCACGCTGGCGCCTGGAGCGTCTACGAGGAGCTCCGTGGCCAGCTGGTGCGCCGGGGCATCCCCGAAGCGTTGGTGCGCTTCGTGCACGAGGCCGGCGACGACCGGGCGAAGGCCGAGCTCTTCGCCGCCTGCCGGGACGGGCGGGTGGCCGTGCTCATCGGGTCCACCGAGAAGATGGGCGTCGGGACCAACGTGCAGCGGCGCCTCGTCGCCCTGCACCACCTGGACTGCCCATGGCGCCCAGCCGACATCGCCCAGCGGGAGGGGCGCGCCCTCCGCCAGGGCAACCAGAACGAGGAGGTCGGGATCTACCGCTACGCGACCGAGGCCAGCTTCGACGTCTACATGTGGCAAACTGTTGAGCGCAAAGCGGCGTTCATCCACCAGGTCATGGCCGGGGAGGTTGCCGGCCGGGAGCTCGAGGACATCGGCGACGTGGCGCTGTCCTACGCCGAGGTCAAAGCGCTGGCGACCGGCAACCCCCTGATCCTGGAGAAGGCCGGGGTGGACAACGAGGTGGCCCGCCTGCTGCGCCTGCGCCAGGCGCACGGCAAGGACCAGAGCCTCCTCCGCCGCAGCATCGAGGCGGCCCGGCGGGATATCCCCCGCTTCGAGGCACAGATCGCCCAGCTGGACGCCGCACTGCTTCGCCGGCGGGACACCGCCGGCGAGCGTTTCGTCATGCGGGTGGGCGGCACCGACTACCGTCGGCGGGCCGACGCCGGCGGCCACCTGATCCACGTCATGCAGCGCGAAGCCAAGCTGCCGACCACCGAATGGCCCGAGGAACCCCGGTGGGTGGCCAGCCTCGGCGGTCTCGACGTCGAGATCCGGCCGGCTTTCGCCCTCAGTGGCAGCGCCCAGGTCGTGGTGTCCATCGCCGACACTCCCTTGGACCGCATGTACGCCCTGGCCGCCGAGCTCCCGCAGCTCGATCCCATGGGCCTGGTCACCCGCTTGGAGAACAAGCTGCGCTCCTTGGAGGAGACCCGTGCAGCCCTTGAGATCCGGCTGGCCCGCTCCCGGAAGGACCTCGCCGACGCCGAGGGTCGCCTCGGACGCCCGTTCGATCAGCAGGAGCGCCTCGACACCCTGCGGCGCAAGCAGGCCGAGATCGAGGCGGCGTTGATACCGGCGGAATCAGACGCCGCCCAAGAGCGGGCGGCGACGCCGGGGCCGGCGGCCGAGTCGCATCCCGCGCTAGGATTTCCACCGTCCGTGCACTACTCTGTACCTGGTGGAGCGCTCGGGGCAGGACCACCCGGCCCGGGCACAGCGTTCGGCCGGTGAAGTCAGTAGTGATTCTGCCAACCAATCCCGCGGATTCCCCGGGGGCTTGCTGGCCCTTGCGAAGTGAAAGAGCCACTCAGCAGGCTTCACGCCGTGCTGGCCGGGCTCCTTCCCGAAGTCCTCGGCTTCCGGGCCATCGAAGTATGCGACCATCGCTGACGATGACTGCCCCCCGAATCTTCGTATCCTCCGTGATGGCAACCCTTCGCGGGGAACGAGAAGCAGCAAGATCAGGGGTAGTGGCCGCCGACTGCGTACCGGTCCTCGCCGAGGACTTCCCAGCGGGCCCGGCCTCACCGCAGGAGACATGCCTCGATGAGGTGCGGCGATCGGACGGGTTGGTGCTTGTCCTCGGGTCGGACTACGGGAACGCCCCTTCCCCCAGCATGACTGAGCAGGAATACCTCGCTGCCCGTGAGGCTGATGTACCCGTTTTCGCAATCGTCACCACCGCTGAGCCCAGTGGCATTGAACAGGAACGTTTCCGACGGCAGGTCCTCAACTCCACGGCCGGCCAATACGTCGCCTTCTATGCCGAGGGAGACAACGCCTCGATTCAGGCCGCAGCAAGGCGCGCCCTTGACACCTTCTTCCATCCCGCCGATCCTGCCGCCGTGGCCCGCGCTGCAAATACGTTTCTCTACCTCCTCGAACTTGCCCGCATTCTCTTCGATCGGGTCTCCGGTGAGGGTGGGGTAGGGCCCCTGGTTGGAAGTGAAGCGCGCCAGCTTGCGCAACTCATGGATGATCGGCGAGACGCGATAGGGGATGAGGCGTTGAGGAGGGCAGTAGTCCAGGTCATTCACCAATGCGGGGAGCTCTGGAGCAATCAGCCGGGCTTCGGCCAAGAACACGCCTTGGATCCGGCCCACGCCGCCCAAGCCCAGCGAGCCAGCGAGGCGGCAGCTCGAGGCTGGCGCGCCGCTTCGCGAGCGATAAGGAGGTGCCACTTCTTCGGAAATGCCTACCCGGGAGAGTTCGGTGAGCCCCTCGGGTCCGGGGTGCCGTGCCAGTCTTGTGGGCGGATTTCTTGCCTCAACGATCCTCCGGCCTGCCCCTATTGTGGCGCCGTCATCGGGCTCTACTGACTGGACGGCACTGTCCGCCCAGAGGCCGCTCCCTGACCGGACACCTTGCGATCCTCACCTCTCGGGGTCTTGTGCCCCCGAGTCCCCCAGGAGTACCATTCCGTTCAGCCACCCAGGCCGTATCCGGGTCGGCGCCTGAACCCTCGACACCCTCAAATCTTGCCGGATGATCCAGCGTTACGCGGGAGAAGCTGTGGATGAGGCCGGATGCTGAGTGGCGTGCGCCGCACATCGTTGAGGGACAGTTCCAGTTTCAGGTCGCCAGCAGCATGCTCGACGAATTTGTACTGGGGCACACAGCCTCCGATGTCCTGCGTGAGCTGGTGCAAAACGAATACGACGCCGGAGGGAGTGTCCTCAGCGTCGTCTTCGGCGATCTGGGGCTGACGATCACGGGCAACGGCCGGCCGATCGATGCTCTCGGGTGGAAGCGCCTCACGGTGATGCTCGGCACGGGGCACGTAGCTGGAGCCAGCGGGCAGGTAATCCCACAGAAGGTGAACGGGATCGGGTCGAAGAACTTTGGCCTCCGCGCCCTCGAGCCCTGCGCCCGTTGATAGTGCAGGCCCGGAGGCCGCTGGCGGTCGCGCCCCACGGGCAGCCCTTCCCGACCTGTCTACCGTCCAGGAATCCGAAGTACCAGAAACGCATTGGTCAGCCCCCACCCATGCTGGCTCCGGTGGCTACTCTGGCGGCGGCGGCTGGTGGGCTCCACGGAGCGCCCAGGAAGAGATGGCCGACGCGGAAGTTGGTCGTCGGGGCGAGGAACTGGTGCTGCGGCGCGAGCTCGCGCGCGTTGCGGCTCGCGGTGTTCCGGCGGAGCGAGTTGTCTGGTCCGCGGACACGAACCCCGCTGGCGACCACGACATCAAGTCTGTCGCCGACGACGGAGGGGATCTCTGGATAGAAGTGAAGGCAACCAACGGAAGGGAAGGGCGATTCACATGGTCTCGCTCCGAGTTCAACCTGGCCATGCGGGAGCGTCAACGCTACGTCCTGTGTCGCGTCTACCTGGCCAACACGGTGCGCCCCGTCATTCGGCGGATCCAAGACCCGATCGCACACCTGCTCGCTGGCGAGATGAGGCTTGAGCTGAACAACCTCGCCGCAGAAGTGGAGCCCCTCTGACTAAGCGGGCCGGGCCGACTTGACGCTTGCGAACATGCTCAGGGGCACCCAGTCTGGGAAGCTGCGCACCAGCCCAGGAACTCCCTCCACCCGCAACCGGCCGCCCGCCCGGGCCTCTCGGTAGCTCAGCTTCCCCGAGTGCCAGAGGGCCAGCGTTTCCCGGTCCGCTGCGACGACCAGGTCCTCGTCGAAACCGGGGTGCTTGGCGCACACCTCGGCGCCCGTGGGTTGGACAAGGATCCACAGGGGCTGGCGGAAGTCTGAGATGTCGAACCGGATCACGATGCGCGGGCGCGGGAGCTTCGAGAGGTCCCACAGTCGGCATTTCGCCCACAAGACGACGTACGGGTCCATGTGCTGGACCTCCATCTCGGTCCACCGAGCGCCCCATTCGCCAAGGATCCTGCCCACATCGGCCAGCTCCTGCCCCGCCTCGGTCAGGTAGTACAGGGAGCCCCGGCCCCGAGGGTTCGGCACCGCGGCCACGACCCCCGCACGCTGAAGGCTGCGCAGCCGCTCCGAGAGCAAGGTTTTGGACAGGCCGGGCGCGCCGCCCAGGATCTCGTTGAAGGAGTGGCAGTCCAGGGAGATGTTGCGCAGGATGACGGGTGTCCACCGCTCGGCGAAGACTTCCGCAGCGCGGGCCACCGGGCAGTACTGACCGTAGCTTCTCACCGCTCCAGGGTCCCATGGGTCCGGGCCCCACGCAAGTACAGATTTCATACCGCCGAGTCCAGTTTCTGTTCTTGCCTGGAGGCCCCCGGCTGGCCAATCCTGGAGGCGACGGAAGGAGGCATTCATGTTCGGAACCATGAGCCGTTCAATCCCCAAGGTGGCGCTGGAACGGCTGCGGGGCTCACTTCAAGGCGACGTGGTGCTCCCGGAAGATGCCGGCTACGGCGAGGCCCGCAGGATCTGGAACGGGGCGATCGACAAGCACCCCGCGGTCATCGCCCGCTGCCAGACCGCTGACGACGTAGCAGCCGCGGTGGTGTTTGGGCGGGAGCAGGGCCTCGAGATCGGGGTGCGGGGCGGCGGGCACGGGGTCGCGGGCAACGCACTCAGCGAAGGCGGGATCGTCGTGGACTGCTCCCGGATGCGAGGCATCCGCGTCGACCCGGCAGTCCGGCGTGCCCGGGTGGAGCCAGGCGTACTGCTTGGCGACCTGTGCTCGGCCACCCAAGCCTTCGGGCTCGCCGTCCCCTCCGGGATCGTCAGCCACACCGGCGTGGCTGGGCTCACCCTCGGCGGGGGCATCGGCTGGCTGATGCGTCGCTTCGGTCTGACGTGCGACAACCTCCTCGCCGCTGACGTCGTGACCGCCGACGGGGTACGCGTGCGCGCCTCCGAGGACGAGAACCCCGACCTCCTCTGGGGCCTTCGGGGCGGGGGCGGCAACTTCGGCGTGGTGGTCTCCTTCGAGTTCGCCTGCCATGCCATTGGTCCCACGGTGCTGGCGGGACCCGTCCTGTGGGCGGCTGAGGACGCCGAGGAAGTGCTGACGTCCTACCGGGAGTTCGCCCACATCGAACCTGACGAGCTCACGACCATCAGCTTCCTGCGATTCGCTCCGCCGGCGACGTGGGTGCCGTCCGAGCTGCACGGCCGGCCCGTCTTGGTCATTGCGGCCTGCCACGCGGGAGCGCTTGCCGACGCGGAGCGCGATCTGGCGCCGCTGCGGCGCTTCGGAAGGCCCCTGGTCGATGCCATTGGGCCGCGAGACCTGACCGAGTACCACTCGTTCTTCGACGCATCGGTGCCACACGGGTGGGGCTACTACTGGAAGTCCCATTACCTACGGGATCTCACGCCGGAGGCGATCCAGGTGCTCACCGAATCCGCCTGGAAGGCGTCGTCCAAGCGCTCGTACACGATCATGTTCCACATGGGGGGTGCCGTCCGCGACCTCGCACCGGAGGCCAGCGCCTTCGAGGACCGGTCGGCGGAGTTCTCCCCCAACATCAACGCCGCCTGGACCGACCCCGCCCAGCCCCAGGACGTGGGGTGGACCCGCGATCTCTTCGCCGCTCTCGAGCCGGCCTCGACCGGGCGCGCCTACGTCAATTTCATGAGCAACGACGAGCAGGGCCGCGTGGCCAGCGCCTTCGGGCCTGGCAAGTACGAGCGCCTGGTCGCGCTCAAGCGGCGCTACGATCCCGAGAACACCTTCCGTCTCAACGCCAATATCCGGCCGGCGTCACCCCCGGAAGGGGGTAGCGCCTAGCACGTCACGCTCCGTCTCGCCTGCCCTTGCGAGCCGGAGCGTCCAGGAGCGTCCAGGCGCGACAGCGAAGATGTACCTCGCCACGCCATCAAGTCGAAGCCCGGCGCCCCACGAACACATCCCGGCGCCGGCAGGTCAGGCGGTGAACAGCATCCGGCCGTCGGAGTGGCAGAGCGGAGGGCTGGACGGGGAAGGCTTCGCGCCTGCCGCGGTCGGCGGTGTAGGATGACACCCCCTCGACGTCACACGGACTGGGAGCGGGCTAAAGCAGCGACTCGAGGAGCGCGGCGGCTGCGCTGGGTGGATCTGTTTCGCGCAAGCGCCTCGCGTGAAGCTGGGCCTGTCCGCTCATGCTCTGGTCGGCCAGGACCACATCGACGGCAGCCCGGATCGTCTTGGGCGAGGCCTCCTCCCGGGACACGGATACGGCCACGCCCAGCGCCAACGCACGCGCCGCGACACCAGGCTGATCTCGCCCCCATGGCACAAGCGCCATTGGACGCCCGTACCAGAGCGCCTTCATCACGGACCCGTGACCCGCGTGACTGACGAGCAGCGCAGCATGTGCGAGGACGGCGGCGTGCGAGACAGTCCGTTCAACGCGAGCGTTCGGCGGAACCGATCCCAGTTCGGCGGGATCGCGCCCGGGACCGACGGTCACAACGACCCGCAGCCGCCGATCCGCGAGCGCCTCGAGTGCAGCCTCGGCCAGGGGCAGGTCATCGCCGGGTTGCGAGCTGATCGTGACCAGCGCCCACGGATCGCCCGGCTCGGCCAAGTATGCCGGCACATCGCTGGGTGGCTCCCAGATTCCCAGTGGACCAACGTAGTGGTGATGATCCGGGAGCCGGTCGAAGGAGAAGTCGAACACGGGATCGGTGGCGTGCAGTACCAGGTCGGCGGACTTGAGCAGGGAGGCATAGCCTTCGATCAGGGGTACGGCGCGCGGTCCAAAGTCCTGCTCGAGCGGTCGTGGAGGATCGGGACCCACGTAGAACGTGCTGTTGACGACCGCCCACGGAGATGCAGGCAGGGCCGCTGCCACCGCCTCGACGCCAAAGAGCGACGTCACGATCACGCCCGGCGCTCTCGTGCGTGCGATCTCGGCGACGGGCAGCGCGACCTCCTCTGCCCATGCTGTCATGCGCGCTCGCACGATCGGACCGGCCGCGGCGAGGTCACCGCCGGTCGAGGACATCGCATCCCGGACCGCCCCGACCAAACGCGGACCAAGGTCAAGCTCTGACGCCAATACCTCAGTTTCGATACCGAGCGGACCGAGTGAACGCGCCACCGATGCGTCGCCGACGAAGACCGTCTCGTGCCCCCGCTCGCGAAGCGCGAGCGCAGCCGCAACCAGGGGCTGCAGATCTCCACCCGCGCCGGCCGTCGCGATAACCAAAGCGCGTCCCGAAACGGCACTCACCTCCAAGCTGCGGGCCGACGTCCCTGCCACCATAACTCCCCCGTGGCTTCCTAACGCCAAACGCCGTCTCGCCACTCATGGCCCCATACCCCGGTCGGGCGCGCCCGGCGCCGACACGGGTATAGGCCGGTTCTGCAGCGGTATGCCAAGCAGGTGACGCCGCCCAGGCAGCGCGCAGTGGTGCTGGTGCACGCGGTTCAGCTCCTTCGATGCCTCGGTCGCCAGCCGCCGGGCCGCTCCCGCCTGTACGTGGGCGTCGTCGGCGTTGGCGATCGCGCTCACGAGACGTTGCATCTGGCCCAGCAGGCACAGCCATGCAGGTGGCCCTCCGGGCAAGAGGGCCTGCGCGACCACGGTGGCCACGCCGCGTAGATCGTCGGCCGTGGCTCCTGGGGACAGCCGGGTCACCCCCGGGCGGTGCGCTGCGGCGGCCAGCTGGCGGGCGGCGCGGGTCAGGCTCCCTGGAATGGGTCCTTCCACACGGTCAGCGAGGATGGCGAGGACGCCGGCGGCGTCGCCGGTGATCGCCTGCCAGGTCGCCGGATCACCCGGTGGCACCGCCATGAGGCGGTCCAC from Actinomycetota bacterium harbors:
- a CDS encoding DUF3883 domain-containing protein translates to MADAEVGRRGEELVLRRELARVAARGVPAERVVWSADTNPAGDHDIKSVADDGGDLWIEVKATNGREGRFTWSRSEFNLAMRERQRYVLCRVYLANTVRPVIRRIQDPIAHLLAGEMRLELNNLAAEVEPL
- a CDS encoding SNF2-related protein; the protein is MWGAVRDLGFEGGRVLEPGCGSGNFIGLAPSDLALEMVGVELDPTTAAIAAALYPRASIRAEGFEQTRLPDGSFDLVVGNVPFARVVLHDLSHNRGRHSLHNHFIIKSLHLSHPGALVAVITSRFTMDARNPAARREISELADLVGAVRLPGGAMQAAAGTGAVTDLLVLRRRGVGEPPAGVAWERTVPLELADGQLSVNQYFAEHPAQILGELRATGGQYSELDLQVVAGPEPLETSLAAALAAVVGEGKRRALTWSQAPDTEVDGGDLEILPVGSAHKEGSFLVLPSGALARVVQGAARPYEAKPARDAGELRGLIRLRDAMGQVLDLEAAGADDVACATARDALNRRYDDYHSRYGALNRFKQVRTGRLDPVSGEALLRRAFPGMGGFRHDPDYRSVLALEMFDPETQRAGKAPVFSTRVINRREPRRGADTAQDALAISLDELGRVDLGVIASLLGTEVDSARSELGALVWEDPASSQVVTAQAYLSGDVRGKLAEAEAAAAGDPRWQPNVEALRAVVPVDIGPSDIDARLGATWIPAGDVEAFAADVLACPSLRAEYSAAAATWAVKLDNLSERHSITATSQWGTARADAVRLLSLSLEQAPVAIYDEEEIDGRDVRVLNTAETLAAREKQEALEQRFAAWVWEDPARASRLAADYNRRFNSVVVPRYDGAHLSMPGLAATFSPHGHQRDAVWRILSEPTVLLAHDVGAGKTATMAIAAVELKRLGLVKKPAIVVPNHMLEQVSREFLQTYPMARVLVADRDEMSAGGRKEFAARCATGEWDAVVITHSAFGRLPVSQELRRDFLSSRVGQLRSEIESAKAGNAPTVKRLEAAVARMEERYKRLMAEEGKDDGVCFEHTGIDYLLVDEAHSFKNKEFATHVQGVGGEGSNRATDLDLKLAYLRRHHGERVATFATATPIANSISEMWVMQSYLQPGMLALAGVESFDAWAATFGRTVTGLELAPDGGSYRIHSRFARFANVPELLTMFRATADVRGAKDLGLAIPRLRGGGPQTVVVPASEELRDYVEQLVERAEAVRNRQVRPDEDNMLKVAGDGRKAALDLRLVDRQPDPAGGKVAACADRLAALYEETKQRVYAGPTGEPSSRPGALQVVFCDLGTPHAGAWSVYEELRGQLVRRGIPEALVRFVHEAGDDRAKAELFAACRDGRVAVLIGSTEKMGVGTNVQRRLVALHHLDCPWRPADIAQREGRALRQGNQNEEVGIYRYATEASFDVYMWQTVERKAAFIHQVMAGEVAGRELEDIGDVALSYAEVKALATGNPLILEKAGVDNEVARLLRLRQAHGKDQSLLRRSIEAARRDIPRFEAQIAQLDAALLRRRDTAGERFVMRVGGTDYRRRADAGGHLIHVMQREAKLPTTEWPEEPRWVASLGGLDVEIRPAFALSGSAQVVVSIADTPLDRMYALAAELPQLDPMGLVTRLENKLRSLEETRAALEIRLARSRKDLADAEGRLGRPFDQQERLDTLRRKQAEIEAALIPAESDAAQERAATPGPAAESHPALGFPPSVHYSVPGGALGAGPPGPGTAFGR
- a CDS encoding FAD-binding oxidoreductase; this encodes MFGTMSRSIPKVALERLRGSLQGDVVLPEDAGYGEARRIWNGAIDKHPAVIARCQTADDVAAAVVFGREQGLEIGVRGGGHGVAGNALSEGGIVVDCSRMRGIRVDPAVRRARVEPGVLLGDLCSATQAFGLAVPSGIVSHTGVAGLTLGGGIGWLMRRFGLTCDNLLAADVVTADGVRVRASEDENPDLLWGLRGGGGNFGVVVSFEFACHAIGPTVLAGPVLWAAEDAEEVLTSYREFAHIEPDELTTISFLRFAPPATWVPSELHGRPVLVIAACHAGALADAERDLAPLRRFGRPLVDAIGPRDLTEYHSFFDASVPHGWGYYWKSHYLRDLTPEAIQVLTESAWKASSKRSYTIMFHMGGAVRDLAPEASAFEDRSAEFSPNINAAWTDPAQPQDVGWTRDLFAALEPASTGRAYVNFMSNDEQGRVASAFGPGKYERLVALKRRYDPENTFRLNANIRPASPPEGGSA
- a CDS encoding nucleotide disphospho-sugar-binding domain-containing protein — protein: MSAVSGRALVIATAGAGGDLQPLVAAALALRERGHETVFVGDASVARSLGPLGIETEVLASELDLGPRLVGAVRDAMSSTGGDLAAAGPIVRARMTAWAEEVALPVAEIARTRAPGVIVTSLFGVEAVAAALPASPWAVVNSTFYVGPDPPRPLEQDFGPRAVPLIEGYASLLKSADLVLHATDPVFDFSFDRLPDHHHYVGPLGIWEPPSDVPAYLAEPGDPWALVTISSQPGDDLPLAEAALEALADRRLRVVVTVGPGRDPAELGSVPPNARVERTVSHAAVLAHAALLVSHAGHGSVMKALWYGRPMALVPWGRDQPGVAARALALGVAVSVSREEASPKTIRAAVDVVLADQSMSGQAQLHARRLRETDPPSAAAALLESLL
- a CDS encoding winged helix-turn-helix transcriptional regulator, which gives rise to MRSYGQYCPVARAAEVFAERWTPVILRNISLDCHSFNEILGGAPGLSKTLLSERLRSLQRAGVVAAVPNPRGRGSLYYLTEAGQELADVGRILGEWGARWTEMEVQHMDPYVVLWAKCRLWDLSKLPRPRIVIRFDISDFRQPLWILVQPTGAEVCAKHPGFDEDLVVAADRETLALWHSGKLSYREARAGGRLRVEGVPGLVRSFPDWVPLSMFASVKSARPA